A stretch of the Arthrobacter sp. PAMC 25486 genome encodes the following:
- a CDS encoding NAD(P)/FAD-dependent oxidoreductase yields MNSNSMGQPRPSRRRLLISGTGLISLAGLALAGCAPAPKGGEAGKGGALWDAIVIGAGVSGLGAARELANAGKNVVVLEARDRIGGRMWTDTTSMGIPVERGGELIHGSDVSTWGLVEESGLKTRKWAKSVSRFNTSGVWVDQATWEFYTFPEGKPAVPNPLPEPSATETARDYMEKLGIRRSNYPLSLLVIEVDSEQFEALPAKFMVEDLQEALDAPPAGMLPDDGYGDYRVLGGYKQILDPLKAGIDIELSTRVQQIDYTEKGVSVQAGGETWEGRSVVIALPGGVLQNGGITFNPPLPAERTKSFENIVYLPVFKGLLEFEQPAVPEEWDLMETYDALPPVIWNASSGSPGYTGQVLVSWATGDAARELLELPEDQRHLASLDTVRGIAGDQGLQFKTASTYDWSKDEFALGAYPGPFSQHKGLHDPLRDVIFWAGMTTSTIHSSRDSGIAAAGQVLAALQAKA; encoded by the coding sequence ATGAACAGCAATTCCATGGGCCAGCCACGGCCAAGTCGGCGCCGATTGCTCATTTCAGGCACGGGCCTGATTTCCCTGGCCGGACTCGCTTTGGCCGGATGTGCCCCGGCGCCTAAGGGCGGCGAAGCCGGGAAGGGTGGGGCCCTCTGGGACGCGATCGTCATTGGCGCCGGCGTCTCAGGTCTTGGTGCAGCTCGCGAGCTTGCCAACGCCGGCAAGAACGTCGTCGTGTTGGAAGCCCGTGACCGCATTGGCGGTCGCATGTGGACCGACACCACCAGTATGGGGATCCCGGTGGAGCGTGGTGGCGAGCTTATTCACGGCTCGGACGTCTCAACCTGGGGACTTGTGGAAGAGAGTGGGCTAAAAACCCGTAAATGGGCAAAGTCGGTGTCCCGTTTCAATACCTCTGGCGTCTGGGTAGACCAGGCCACGTGGGAGTTCTATACGTTCCCTGAGGGCAAACCCGCAGTCCCTAACCCGCTGCCGGAACCCTCCGCCACAGAAACCGCCAGAGACTACATGGAAAAGTTGGGCATCAGGCGTTCCAATTATCCGCTCTCGCTTCTGGTGATCGAGGTGGACAGCGAACAATTTGAGGCCCTTCCGGCCAAGTTCATGGTTGAGGACCTGCAAGAGGCGCTGGATGCCCCACCCGCCGGCATGTTGCCCGACGACGGCTATGGCGACTACCGCGTCTTGGGCGGATACAAGCAGATTCTTGATCCGTTGAAGGCTGGGATCGACATTGAACTGAGTACCCGCGTGCAACAGATTGACTACACGGAGAAGGGTGTCAGCGTGCAAGCCGGCGGTGAAACGTGGGAGGGCAGAAGCGTTGTCATCGCACTGCCCGGAGGCGTCCTGCAAAACGGTGGCATCACCTTCAACCCGCCCCTGCCAGCCGAGCGTACCAAGAGCTTCGAGAATATCGTCTACCTGCCGGTATTCAAGGGGCTGCTGGAGTTTGAACAGCCGGCGGTGCCGGAAGAATGGGATCTGATGGAAACTTACGATGCCCTGCCGCCGGTCATTTGGAACGCCTCGTCTGGCTCGCCCGGCTACACGGGGCAAGTGCTGGTTTCCTGGGCCACCGGCGATGCGGCCCGGGAATTGCTGGAGCTCCCCGAGGACCAGCGCCACCTGGCCTCTCTCGACACTGTCAGGGGAATTGCCGGCGACCAGGGCCTGCAGTTCAAGACCGCCTCCACCTACGATTGGTCAAAGGACGAGTTTGCACTCGGGGCCTACCCTGGACCGTTCTCGCAACACAAAGGCTTGCACGATCCCCTGCGCGACGTCATCTTTTGGGCCGGCATGACGACGAGCACTATCCACAGCTCGCGCGATTCCGGGATCGCTGCGGCCGGGCAGGTGCTGGCGGCATTGCAAGCGAAGGCCTAG
- a CDS encoding IS5 family transposase, with product MSTGSTSTAATWPATQGELSNYKNQLDEPCDHAIGKSRGGLTTKIHSLEDGNMRPLVILRGPGQAGDSPMFENLFEAVQVRQAGSRQTRTRPVRGMADKAYSSKANRAYWRDRGIQCVISEKEDQKANRKRKGSACGRPVSYDKEAYKRRNVVERSFNTLKQWRSLATRYDKLAVVYRAAAVLQAVVIWSAAVTLGDTH from the coding sequence CTGTCAACCGGGTCCACCAGCACGGCAGCAACATGGCCCGCCACACAGGGGGAACTGTCGAATTACAAGAATCAGCTTGATGAGCCCTGCGACCATGCGATTGGGAAGTCCCGCGGCGGGCTGACGACGAAGATTCACTCCCTCGAGGACGGAAACATGCGGCCCCTGGTGATTCTGCGGGGCCCTGGGCAGGCCGGTGATTCGCCCATGTTTGAAAACCTCTTTGAAGCAGTGCAGGTGCGTCAGGCCGGGTCAAGGCAAACCCGGACCCGGCCTGTGCGGGGCATGGCCGACAAAGCCTACTCCTCCAAGGCAAACCGGGCCTATTGGCGTGACCGAGGCATTCAATGCGTCATTTCGGAAAAGGAAGACCAGAAAGCCAACCGCAAACGTAAAGGATCCGCCTGCGGCCGTCCTGTCAGCTACGACAAAGAAGCATACAAACGCCGAAACGTCGTCGAACGCAGCTTCAACACCCTCAAGCAATGGCGTTCCCTGGCCACCCGCTACGACAAACTCGCGGTCGTCTACCGAGCTGCAGCCGTCCTCCAAGCCGTCGTCATCTGGAGCGCCGCCGTCACATTAGGAGACACGCACTAG
- a CDS encoding Lrp/AsnC family transcriptional regulator translates to MTELDDIDRQLIAVLQLDGRKSFKDIAEETGIPASSVRYRVQRLEESGTLQIVGIANPLSIGFDRLALIGVRCAPGKARKVCQAMAELEESSYVVLTTGSYDVMVEVVCRDLAHYTELLYDRLQLIDGVSATETFFVLEAHKLAYGWGVGPAPLLANGHSGSQQPAGQQIR, encoded by the coding sequence ATGACCGAACTTGACGACATTGACCGCCAGCTTATTGCAGTGCTCCAGCTTGATGGCCGCAAATCATTCAAGGATATTGCCGAGGAAACCGGCATACCGGCGTCTTCGGTGCGGTACCGGGTCCAGCGCCTGGAGGAGTCAGGCACGCTCCAGATCGTTGGAATCGCCAATCCGCTCTCGATTGGCTTTGACCGGCTTGCGCTGATAGGCGTGCGCTGTGCGCCCGGGAAGGCAAGGAAAGTATGCCAGGCTATGGCCGAGCTGGAAGAGTCCAGCTATGTTGTGCTCACAACCGGAAGCTATGACGTCATGGTTGAGGTGGTGTGCCGAGATCTGGCGCACTACACGGAACTGCTCTATGACCGGCTGCAATTGATCGACGGCGTGTCTGCAACGGAGACATTCTTTGTGCTTGAAGCCCACAAGCTGGCCTATGGTTGGGGAGTCGGACCGGCACCTCTTTTGGCCAACGGCCACAGTGGCAGCCAGCAACCCGCAGGGCAGCAAATACGCTAA
- a CDS encoding multidrug efflux SMR transporter: MHWFLLVGAIAFEIIATTLLKVSNGFTKPLASVGTVLGYVASFYLLSLVLKHVPLSMAYAIWSAAGTIAIALIGVVLFSERLTTIQIAGILVTAAGVAMINLGAAAPEATPSAVIVLEQQPHS, translated from the coding sequence ATGCACTGGTTCCTGCTCGTCGGCGCAATCGCATTCGAGATTATCGCCACCACACTTTTGAAGGTGTCCAACGGATTCACCAAGCCACTTGCCAGCGTCGGCACAGTGCTTGGCTACGTGGCGTCCTTTTACCTGCTCAGCCTTGTTCTCAAGCATGTGCCACTGAGTATGGCCTATGCCATTTGGTCGGCGGCAGGAACCATTGCCATTGCACTGATCGGCGTGGTGCTCTTCTCCGAGCGCCTCACCACGATCCAAATTGCAGGAATTTTGGTCACGGCTGCGGGAGTGGCAATGATCAACTTGGGCGCGGCGGCACCGGAGGCAACCCCATCTGCAGTCATCGTGCTGGAACAACAACCACACAGCTGA
- a CDS encoding cupin domain-containing protein: MSHSTEPKTPTTAPTLPGGATVDVAALKLAHTPVAPEQNGGDHPTTGAVGLGVLAGAKFGVWEMSTGTMFDVEAEEIFIVIEGRGQVVIDPFGGLPKQAVDLLPGTLMRLSEGMKTTWTITETLRKVYVTPDNSTAATSSDRQQQ; this comes from the coding sequence ATGAGCCACTCGACTGAGCCAAAAACTCCCACCACCGCGCCAACCCTGCCCGGCGGAGCCACAGTGGATGTCGCAGCCTTGAAACTGGCACATACCCCCGTCGCTCCCGAGCAGAACGGCGGGGACCACCCCACCACCGGTGCCGTAGGGTTGGGTGTCCTGGCCGGCGCCAAGTTCGGTGTCTGGGAGATGAGCACAGGAACCATGTTCGACGTCGAAGCTGAAGAGATCTTCATCGTCATCGAAGGCCGTGGTCAAGTCGTCATCGACCCCTTCGGCGGACTACCCAAACAAGCCGTCGATTTACTTCCTGGCACCTTGATGCGCCTGAGCGAGGGCATGAAAACAACATGGACCATCACCGAGACACTGCGCAAGGTCTACGTGACGCCCGATAACTCCACTGCGGCAACTTCTAGTGACAGGCAGCAGCAATGA
- a CDS encoding APC family permease produces MSEQLTLPESTEQLPKKMRWFDGFAMSMTMPAALIATLGASIADLGGWGAAVLWAISMLLAMGVNWIYTELATMFPDSSGGITHYAAEAWKKRAPWVAPLASVGYWFPWGTNLATYGAITGALIQAQWFPNSTWVVNLGPFELSLPIVIGIAVILFMYLINIIGVRLTMAFVYVTAGILMIPLFAFIVLPLFSADWNPGELTWNLHGMAGFHKALVWLYIMAWTTFGIEVCATFAPEYKDSVKDTTKAIKAAVLFCLGVFFLVPITLGGYAGEAAIQENPATFFVASFGSLVGGASDIMVLCLIASLLLIMTTSVADASRVLFNMGKSGITIRAVGKLNKRGIPIRALNVMLILNIVVLVVLKSPLAIIVTGNLGYILTHIFAVSGFFILRKDRPDAKRPIRLPSFFVPLSVALTVVMAVILVVGATGFSVTGYGGFKELAIALCVLAAGVVIWIFVKKDDAKKAATRESSDA; encoded by the coding sequence ATGTCTGAGCAGTTGACGCTCCCTGAGAGCACTGAGCAATTACCGAAGAAGATGCGATGGTTCGATGGTTTCGCCATGTCAATGACCATGCCGGCCGCGTTGATCGCAACACTTGGCGCCTCCATTGCCGATCTGGGCGGTTGGGGTGCGGCTGTTCTGTGGGCCATTTCGATGCTGCTCGCTATGGGCGTCAACTGGATCTACACGGAACTTGCCACCATGTTCCCGGATTCTTCGGGCGGCATCACCCACTACGCCGCAGAAGCGTGGAAGAAGCGAGCCCCCTGGGTGGCACCATTGGCCAGCGTCGGCTACTGGTTCCCGTGGGGCACCAACTTGGCAACATACGGCGCCATCACAGGCGCCCTAATCCAAGCTCAGTGGTTCCCCAATTCAACATGGGTTGTCAACCTTGGCCCCTTCGAGCTGAGCCTGCCGATCGTAATCGGTATTGCCGTCATCTTGTTCATGTACCTGATCAACATCATCGGCGTTCGTCTGACGATGGCGTTTGTCTACGTCACAGCCGGCATCCTCATGATTCCCCTGTTCGCCTTCATCGTCCTGCCGCTGTTCAGCGCCGACTGGAATCCGGGGGAACTGACCTGGAACCTGCACGGCATGGCCGGCTTCCACAAGGCGCTTGTTTGGCTTTACATCATGGCTTGGACCACTTTTGGTATTGAGGTTTGCGCCACGTTCGCCCCTGAGTACAAAGACTCAGTCAAGGACACCACCAAGGCCATCAAGGCTGCCGTGCTCTTTTGCTTGGGCGTCTTTTTCTTGGTCCCGATCACCTTGGGCGGCTACGCTGGCGAGGCTGCCATCCAGGAGAATCCGGCCACCTTCTTTGTGGCGAGCTTCGGTTCATTGGTTGGCGGAGCCTCCGACATCATGGTTCTGTGCCTGATTGCATCACTGCTGTTGATCATGACCACGTCTGTTGCTGACGCTTCCCGGGTTCTGTTCAACATGGGCAAATCCGGCATCACCATCCGCGCCGTTGGCAAGCTCAATAAGCGTGGTATCCCGATTCGTGCCCTGAACGTCATGCTGATCCTGAACATTGTTGTTCTTGTTGTCTTGAAGTCCCCGCTCGCCATCATTGTTACAGGCAACCTCGGCTACATCCTGACCCATATCTTCGCAGTCTCAGGCTTCTTCATTCTGCGCAAGGACCGCCCCGATGCCAAGCGCCCTATCAGGCTTCCGTCCTTTTTCGTCCCCCTGTCCGTTGCGCTGACGGTCGTGATGGCGGTCATCCTCGTTGTCGGAGCCACCGGTTTCTCAGTGACGGGCTATGGAGGGTTCAAGGAATTGGCCATTGCCCTGTGCGTTCTGGCTGCTGGAGTAGTGATCTGGATCTTCGTCAAAAAAGACGACGCCAAAAAAGCTGCCACCCGCGAATCATCGGACGCCTAG
- a CDS encoding FAD-binding oxidoreductase produces MPYWLDDPERPEALPALEGTVETDLLVVGGGYSGLWTALMAKERDPNRSVTLLEGQTVGWAASGRNGGFCEASLVHGESNGRQHLPKENDLLHELGLDNLRELAATVERYNIDCEFNPSGVLKLATEDHQVEWLRKEAELDSTLKFMNRKEVQDSVHSPVYKAGLWDRDGTYMLNPAKLAWGLRQVCLELGVRIFEHSFATGLEDAGGHVVVSTVAGRAKAQRVALATNVFPSLLKRHHLFTIPVYDYSVMSEPLTEEQYESLGWKDEQGLADLNNRFHYYRMTRDANGAVRILFGGYDAEYFYGGKVKPEYDQNPETFRTLVAHFYFTFPQLQGLKFTHAWGGAIDSCSRFFSFFDSSHNGRVAYTAGFTGLGVGATRFAANVLLDLLSGQTTQRTELEMVKKKPIPFPPEPVAWVGVKMMTSELARADRNQGKRGLFLKTMDALGMGFDS; encoded by the coding sequence GTGCCCTATTGGTTGGACGATCCCGAACGCCCGGAGGCACTTCCGGCGCTGGAAGGGACCGTGGAAACTGACTTGCTGGTAGTGGGCGGCGGATACTCCGGCCTATGGACTGCCTTAATGGCCAAGGAACGTGACCCCAACCGTTCGGTCACGCTGCTGGAAGGCCAAACCGTTGGCTGGGCAGCTTCAGGTCGCAATGGCGGCTTTTGTGAAGCGTCACTGGTGCATGGTGAATCCAACGGACGCCAGCACCTGCCCAAGGAAAATGACTTGTTGCATGAGCTTGGGCTAGACAACCTGCGGGAACTGGCCGCCACAGTGGAGCGATACAACATCGATTGTGAATTCAACCCCTCAGGCGTACTCAAACTGGCGACCGAGGACCACCAGGTGGAGTGGCTGCGCAAGGAGGCGGAACTGGACTCCACCCTGAAATTCATGAATCGCAAGGAAGTCCAGGACAGCGTGCATTCTCCTGTCTACAAGGCAGGCTTGTGGGACCGCGACGGCACCTACATGCTCAACCCCGCGAAGCTGGCTTGGGGCCTGCGTCAAGTCTGCCTGGAACTGGGTGTTCGGATCTTCGAACACAGCTTCGCGACAGGGCTCGAAGATGCCGGTGGCCACGTTGTTGTCAGCACAGTAGCCGGGCGAGCCAAGGCGCAGCGCGTGGCTCTTGCCACCAACGTTTTCCCCTCATTGCTCAAGCGTCACCATCTCTTCACCATTCCCGTCTATGACTACTCCGTCATGTCCGAACCTCTCACTGAAGAACAGTACGAGTCACTGGGATGGAAGGACGAGCAGGGGCTGGCCGACCTAAACAACCGTTTCCATTACTACCGCATGACCCGTGACGCCAATGGTGCTGTCCGCATACTCTTTGGCGGGTACGACGCCGAGTATTTCTACGGCGGCAAGGTCAAGCCGGAATACGACCAGAATCCGGAGACATTCCGGACTCTGGTTGCCCACTTCTACTTCACCTTCCCGCAGTTGCAGGGGCTGAAGTTCACCCACGCATGGGGCGGCGCCATCGATTCCTGCAGCCGCTTCTTCTCCTTCTTTGACAGCTCGCACAATGGCCGGGTTGCCTACACGGCCGGATTCACCGGACTAGGTGTGGGCGCCACCCGTTTCGCCGCCAATGTGCTGCTTGACCTGCTCTCCGGCCAGACCACCCAGCGCACAGAGCTGGAAATGGTCAAGAAGAAGCCCATCCCCTTCCCGCCGGAGCCTGTCGCCTGGGTTGGCGTGAAGATGATGACCAGCGAGCTGGCCAGGGCCGACCGCAATCAAGGCAAACGCGGACTCTTCTTGAAGACTATGGACGCGCTTGGCATGGGATTCGACTCATGA
- a CDS encoding IS5/IS1182 family transposase: protein MKSRYAVLSNFQGELIVPFMPQPTGKAGRPFNDHRLTTEGIIYRYRPGIPWRDLPERFGPWQSVWKRHRRYSLDGTWGQVLAVLLTQADTAELINWEVSVDSTVNRVHQHGSNMARHTGGTVELQESA, encoded by the coding sequence GTGAAATCTCGATACGCCGTGCTCTCGAACTTTCAAGGGGAGTTGATCGTGCCGTTCATGCCCCAGCCCACCGGGAAGGCAGGCAGACCGTTCAACGATCACCGCCTGACGACGGAGGGGATCATTTACCGGTACCGGCCCGGGATTCCCTGGCGAGACTTGCCCGAGCGTTTCGGTCCCTGGCAGTCTGTTTGGAAACGCCACCGCCGCTACAGCCTGGACGGGACCTGGGGCCAGGTGCTGGCTGTGCTGCTGACCCAAGCAGACACTGCCGAGCTGATCAACTGGGAGGTGTCAGTGGACTCGACTGTCAACCGGGTCCACCAGCACGGCAGCAACATGGCCCGCCACACAGGGGGAACTGTCGAATTACAAGAATCAGCTTGA
- a CDS encoding aminobutyraldehyde dehydrogenase, which yields MTMFIQGHQYINGSYLVGSGESVPRVNPATGAKAEDVDQASLEDLELAVQAASAAFPAWSRLTPGERSGHLLKFALALAARAGELADVETAQTGKTVRMSHNFDVPGTIDNVNFFAGAARNIQGLAAGDYAGNSTSMIRREAIGVVGSIAPWNYPLQMAAWKVLPAIAAGNTVVLKPSEITPGTSLLFAEIATEAGIPAGVINVLVGPGRTVGEALIRHPLVQMCSFTGSTSVGRHVMSMAAESGKRVHLELGGKAPFIVFKDADVEAAAHGAVAASTINAGQDCTAATRAYVHSSVFDKFTARVAGLMNTMVVGNPLLEDTDMGSLVSENHRSKVASMVERAVASGATALAGGLAPELPGAFFRPTLIVGAAQDSEIVQEEIFGPVLVALPFETDDEAIALANDTPFGLAASAWTSSVTLAMRAAAEIEAGCVWINEHIPIVSEMPHGGYKSSGFGNDMSSYSFEEYTNIKHVLISHDTAAHKDWQDTVFKHRAD from the coding sequence ATGACAATGTTTATTCAAGGACACCAGTACATCAATGGCTCCTATCTGGTCGGTTCGGGCGAGTCCGTTCCCCGAGTGAATCCCGCCACGGGCGCAAAAGCTGAAGATGTAGACCAGGCCAGCCTTGAAGATCTCGAGTTGGCGGTCCAGGCTGCCAGCGCGGCATTCCCGGCATGGTCGCGACTGACTCCCGGCGAGCGCTCCGGCCACCTCCTGAAGTTTGCTTTGGCGCTTGCGGCCCGCGCTGGCGAATTGGCAGATGTGGAGACTGCACAAACCGGCAAGACGGTGCGCATGTCCCACAACTTTGATGTTCCCGGAACCATCGACAATGTGAACTTCTTTGCCGGTGCAGCCCGGAATATCCAGGGGCTTGCCGCTGGTGACTACGCCGGAAACTCCACCTCGATGATCCGCCGCGAGGCCATCGGCGTGGTGGGTTCCATCGCGCCGTGGAACTATCCGCTGCAGATGGCAGCCTGGAAGGTTTTGCCGGCCATCGCCGCCGGAAACACCGTTGTGCTCAAACCCAGCGAGATCACCCCAGGGACGTCCCTGCTCTTTGCCGAGATCGCCACCGAGGCAGGGATCCCGGCTGGTGTCATCAACGTTTTGGTAGGACCCGGCCGCACCGTGGGCGAGGCACTCATTAGGCACCCGTTGGTGCAGATGTGTTCCTTTACAGGTTCCACAAGCGTTGGCCGCCATGTCATGTCCATGGCTGCTGAGTCAGGCAAACGTGTCCATCTGGAGCTCGGCGGCAAGGCTCCGTTCATTGTCTTTAAAGATGCTGATGTGGAAGCCGCAGCACACGGTGCAGTGGCGGCTTCAACCATCAATGCAGGCCAAGACTGCACGGCGGCCACACGCGCCTATGTGCATTCCTCCGTGTTTGACAAGTTCACGGCCCGGGTTGCGGGACTTATGAATACCATGGTGGTTGGCAACCCTCTGCTGGAGGACACCGACATGGGATCGCTGGTCTCAGAAAACCACCGCTCCAAGGTCGCCTCTATGGTGGAACGCGCGGTGGCTTCAGGTGCCACGGCGCTGGCCGGCGGTCTCGCCCCTGAGCTGCCAGGCGCCTTCTTCCGTCCAACGTTAATTGTGGGCGCAGCCCAAGATAGCGAAATTGTGCAGGAAGAAATCTTCGGCCCTGTACTTGTTGCGCTGCCCTTCGAAACAGATGATGAGGCCATCGCGTTGGCCAACGACACCCCCTTCGGCCTTGCCGCCTCGGCTTGGACCAGCAGCGTCACCTTGGCTATGCGTGCCGCCGCCGAAATCGAGGCCGGCTGTGTGTGGATCAATGAACACATTCCGATTGTTTCGGAGATGCCACACGGCGGGTACAAGTCCTCTGGCTTTGGCAACGACATGAGCTCGTATTCTTTCGAGGAGTACACGAATATCAAACACGTGCTGATTTCCCATGACACCGCTGCACACAAGGACTGGCAGGACACGGTCTTCAAGCACCGCGCCGACTAA
- a CDS encoding aldehyde dehydrogenase: protein MTAVMVPTRTQLFIAGEYSDGSGQERYDVISPSTGEFIASIPVPTEADLDLAVAKAHEAKGSWQKLGVFKRAEICHKIGDALEARVDELARIQSTEQGKPLAESIADVKEAAQLFHLHAQDAIRLNGETIPSSDTDKRMFTFRAAVGVWGIITPWNFPLLMFAEFVAPGLATGNAHVVKPPANTALTVLAAMECLVEAGLPEGLVSILPGEGDFGAKLVSHDGIDAIGFIGSSATAAKIQKTAGLKRSIMECSGNGPVVVLADADLKRAAKAAVDGTYFCAGQVCCATERVIVHKDIHEAFVKEVLEYAKATVKLGDPFAEDTNLGPLNNELVAVKMDTHMADARERGLDILMGGQRSTAFPTNLYYEFTVVDNVTEDSLLGREESFGPVLPIIVGQDDDDILRIANADALGLQGAVFTRSMKAAYRFMEELEVGQVVVNDSNGWWDINMPFGGAGGKGTGWGRIGGVHTLLDMTDLRTGVIHLS, encoded by the coding sequence ATGACCGCCGTAATGGTGCCCACACGCACACAGCTTTTCATCGCCGGAGAGTACTCAGACGGAAGCGGGCAGGAGCGCTATGACGTAATCAGTCCGTCCACCGGAGAGTTCATCGCCTCAATCCCGGTCCCCACCGAAGCGGATTTGGATCTGGCCGTAGCAAAGGCCCACGAAGCCAAGGGCTCCTGGCAGAAGCTGGGCGTATTCAAGCGCGCAGAAATCTGCCACAAGATCGGCGATGCGCTCGAAGCTCGCGTCGATGAGCTCGCCCGCATTCAGTCCACCGAGCAGGGCAAGCCGCTGGCTGAGTCAATAGCCGACGTCAAGGAAGCCGCTCAGCTCTTCCACCTGCATGCGCAAGATGCCATCCGGCTAAATGGCGAGACCATCCCTTCTTCGGACACCGACAAGCGCATGTTCACCTTCCGTGCCGCAGTTGGCGTCTGGGGCATTATCACGCCCTGGAACTTCCCGCTGCTCATGTTCGCAGAGTTCGTTGCTCCCGGTTTGGCCACGGGCAACGCCCACGTTGTAAAGCCGCCGGCAAACACGGCACTCACAGTCCTGGCCGCCATGGAATGTCTCGTTGAAGCGGGCCTGCCTGAAGGGCTCGTCTCCATCCTTCCCGGTGAAGGAGACTTCGGTGCCAAGTTGGTTTCCCACGATGGCATTGACGCCATCGGCTTCATCGGTTCGTCAGCAACAGCGGCCAAGATCCAGAAGACGGCAGGCTTGAAGCGCTCCATCATGGAATGCTCAGGCAACGGTCCCGTCGTCGTGCTGGCTGACGCCGACCTCAAGCGCGCAGCCAAGGCTGCCGTTGATGGTACCTACTTCTGTGCCGGCCAGGTCTGCTGCGCCACCGAGCGCGTCATTGTCCACAAGGACATCCATGAGGCATTCGTCAAGGAGGTTTTGGAGTACGCCAAGGCAACCGTCAAGCTGGGTGACCCCTTCGCGGAGGACACCAACCTTGGCCCGTTGAACAACGAGCTGGTTGCCGTGAAAATGGACACCCACATGGCGGACGCCCGTGAACGCGGCCTCGATATCCTCATGGGCGGCCAGCGCAGCACCGCCTTCCCTACTAACCTCTACTACGAATTCACTGTCGTGGACAACGTGACCGAAGACAGCCTGCTGGGTAGAGAAGAGTCATTCGGTCCCGTCCTGCCCATCATTGTTGGTCAGGACGATGACGACATCCTGCGCATCGCCAATGCTGACGCTCTGGGTCTGCAGGGTGCGGTCTTCACCCGGAGCATGAAGGCTGCTTACCGCTTCATGGAAGAGTTGGAAGTTGGCCAGGTTGTTGTCAACGACTCCAACGGTTGGTGGGATATCAACATGCCGTTCGGCGGTGCCGGCGGCAAGGGCACCGGTTGGGGTCGCATCGGTGGTGTCCACACACTGCTCGACATGACTGACCTGCGCACAGGTGTTATCCACCTCAGCTAA
- a CDS encoding MarR family winged helix-turn-helix transcriptional regulator: MSVSTIENDLLLERQLCFGLSVASRSVIAAYKPVLTALSLTHPQYLVMLALWEEAPRRVKDIGSALLLESATLSPLLKRLETLGYVTRTKDATDERALAVDLTPEGAALRQQALSVPGTMMARLGLDREGAMALHTSMMALIDAATHADDR, from the coding sequence GTGTCCGTGAGCACCATTGAGAACGACCTGCTGCTTGAGCGCCAACTGTGCTTTGGCCTCAGCGTGGCCTCACGCAGCGTCATCGCCGCCTACAAACCCGTGCTGACGGCACTGTCGCTAACCCACCCCCAATACCTGGTGATGTTGGCATTGTGGGAAGAGGCGCCGCGCCGCGTCAAGGACATCGGCAGCGCCTTGTTGCTGGAATCGGCCACGCTTTCCCCACTCCTGAAGCGCCTTGAGACCCTGGGATACGTCACCCGAACCAAGGATGCCACCGACGAGCGCGCCCTCGCCGTCGACCTCACACCCGAAGGCGCCGCGCTGCGCCAGCAGGCACTGTCCGTCCCCGGCACCATGATGGCCAGGCTGGGCCTTGACCGCGAAGGCGCCATGGCCCTGCACACCAGCATGATGGCCCTTATTGACGCAGCCACCCACGCCGATGACCGATAA